A genomic region of Friedmanniella luteola contains the following coding sequences:
- a CDS encoding FAD-binding oxidoreductase, with protein sequence MLAPTAGPWRTATVREVAHPHPHGVVLRLEVPDRVDHLPGQHYVLRLTAEDGYTATRSYSLASAPSDPLVELYVEELPDGEVSPYLAQAVGPGDQLEVRGPIGGWFVWDATGPALGVAGGSGVVPLVAMLRHAADVGRPELLRLAVAARTLDGLPYADELRAAGALVALSREAGPDGRSAGRLLASELAPLLDDAATCFVCGSAPFAGGASDLLVGLGVDPGRVRVERFGASG encoded by the coding sequence GTGCTCGCCCCGACCGCCGGACCCTGGCGCACGGCCACCGTCCGCGAGGTCGCGCACCCGCACCCGCACGGGGTGGTGCTGCGGCTCGAGGTGCCCGACCGCGTCGACCACCTCCCCGGCCAGCACTACGTGCTCCGGCTGACCGCCGAGGACGGCTACACCGCCACCCGCTCGTACTCCCTGGCCTCGGCGCCGTCCGACCCGCTGGTCGAGCTGTACGTCGAGGAGCTGCCCGACGGCGAGGTGTCGCCCTACCTGGCCCAGGCGGTCGGTCCCGGTGACCAGCTCGAGGTCCGGGGACCGATCGGCGGCTGGTTCGTCTGGGACGCCACCGGCCCGGCGCTCGGGGTGGCCGGCGGCAGCGGCGTCGTCCCGCTGGTGGCGATGCTCCGGCACGCCGCCGACGTGGGACGCCCCGAGCTGCTGCGGCTGGCCGTCGCCGCCCGGACGCTGGACGGTCTCCCCTACGCCGACGAGCTGCGGGCGGCCGGCGCGCTGGTCGCGCTGTCCCGGGAGGCCGGCCCCGACGGGCGGTCCGCCGGCCGGCTGCTGGCCAGCGAGCTGGCCCCCCTGCTGGACGACGCCGCCACGTGCTTCGTCTGCGGCTCGGCGCCGTTCGCGGGCGGCGCCAGCGACCTGCTGGTCGGTCTCGGCGTCGACCCCGGCCGGGTCCGGGTGGAGCGCTTCGGCGCGAGCGGCTGA
- the hrpA gene encoding ATP-dependent RNA helicase HrpA, whose product MEPVSSTVVPEVSSVASISFDEALPITAWHDEIAATIAAHQVVVVAGETGSGKTTQLPKICLELGRTSIGHTQPRRIAARTVAERIAEELQVGIGQLVGYQVRFTRMASRQTRLKVMTDGVLLAEIAHDRDLRRYDTIIIDEAHERSLNIDFLLGYLKQLLVRRRDLKLVVTSATIDTARFAEHFAEPDGTPAPVIEVSGRTFPVEVRYRPLLDPEAGGETDQIAGITEAVKELSAVGGGDILVFLSGEREIRDTAEAINGMKLRGTEVLPLYARLSAAEQHKVFTPPSSAVKGTAGSTRRIVLATNVAETSLTVPGIRYVVDTGTARISRYSARTKVQRLPIEPISQASANQRSGRCGRVAPGVAIRLYDEEDFAARPEFTEPEILRTNLASVILQMTAAGLGDIAAFPFVEAPDGSQIADGLRLLEELGALAEGGSRSTVTLTEVGRRLAVLPVDPRMGRMLLAAEQQGCLREMLVIVSGLSIQDPRERPAEHREAADALHRRFWAPAAPPVPEPVDGRPSTGSGNARGSGNGPGDQGPDPDGSDFIALLRLWDHLKQSQRDLSGNAFRRMCRDEFLHFLRIREWQDLHSQLKQITRDLGLHRNENAAAPSAVHTAVLSGLLSHVGLADVREETPGKPGARRKGRAPAREYLGARGTRFAINPGSSVARSAPPLVMAAEIVETTRLWARTVAAIRAEQVEEVGRHLLKRQYSEPHWSARAGSVLAYEQVSLYGVPIIARRPVSYGRVAPAEAREIFLRSALVEGQWRTRHHFFRDNQALRAEAEALEERARRRDLVVDDDTIFAFYDARVPAGTTSVAHFDSWWKKARHETPDLLTMTLDDLTTGAADLLDTDAFPDTWTVPGSEGAEHELAVAYLFEPGTARDGVTVRVPVTVLNQLDGAPFSWQVPGLRAELATELVRSLPKATRRNFVPAPEFATRALAWLAQHPGAPTETLPAALGRALRALTGEVVAAEEWNPAAVPTHLRVRFVVLAEGRGAGEPGAGDPAAGVLGAGEDLEELKQTLARQVRQTLSSAASEHTRTGLTTWDLGALPEQVQLSRGGHAVVGYPALVDEGATVGVTVLDTPERQATSHAAGLRRLVLLGTPDPTKWVIAHLGNAEKLALGQSPYPGVPQLLADARLASVGSLVVAAGGTAVRDAAAFQTLCDTVRADNADRMREVVRLASTTLAGWRGVLADLPRVEAVSPPAAADLREQLANLVFPGFLAVTAYPHLVDLPRYLQAARIRIDTLLSTPARDATPLATISRCEDAYAELCGAVPPGPLPAHVEEVGWLLEELRVGLFAQPLRTKVPASEKRVMSAVRAARARL is encoded by the coding sequence ATGGAGCCGGTGTCCAGCACGGTAGTCCCGGAGGTCTCCTCCGTCGCCTCGATCTCCTTCGACGAGGCGCTGCCGATCACCGCCTGGCACGACGAGATCGCCGCCACCATCGCCGCGCACCAGGTGGTCGTGGTGGCCGGCGAGACCGGGTCGGGCAAGACCACCCAGCTGCCCAAGATCTGCCTCGAGCTGGGGCGCACCTCGATCGGGCACACCCAGCCGCGGCGGATCGCCGCCCGCACCGTCGCCGAGCGGATCGCCGAGGAGCTGCAGGTCGGGATCGGCCAGCTGGTCGGCTACCAGGTCCGGTTCACCCGGATGGCGTCGCGGCAGACCCGGCTCAAGGTGATGACCGACGGCGTGCTGCTGGCCGAGATCGCGCACGACCGCGACCTGCGCCGCTACGACACGATCATCATCGACGAGGCGCACGAGCGCAGCCTCAACATCGACTTCCTGCTCGGCTACCTCAAGCAGCTGCTGGTCCGCCGCCGCGACCTCAAGCTGGTGGTCACCTCCGCGACCATCGACACGGCCCGCTTCGCCGAGCACTTCGCGGAGCCCGACGGCACCCCGGCCCCGGTCATCGAGGTGTCCGGCCGCACCTTCCCGGTCGAGGTCCGCTACCGGCCGCTGCTCGACCCGGAGGCGGGCGGGGAGACCGACCAGATCGCCGGCATCACCGAGGCGGTCAAGGAGCTCAGCGCCGTCGGCGGGGGCGACATCCTCGTCTTCCTGTCCGGGGAGCGGGAGATCCGCGACACCGCCGAGGCGATCAACGGGATGAAGCTGCGCGGCACCGAGGTGCTGCCGCTCTACGCGCGGCTGTCGGCGGCCGAGCAGCACAAGGTGTTCACCCCGCCCAGCTCCGCGGTCAAGGGCACCGCCGGCAGCACTCGGCGGATCGTGCTGGCCACCAACGTCGCCGAGACCTCCCTGACCGTGCCGGGCATCCGCTACGTCGTCGACACCGGCACCGCCCGCATCTCGCGCTACTCGGCGCGCACCAAGGTGCAGCGGCTGCCGATCGAGCCGATCTCCCAGGCCTCGGCCAACCAGCGGTCCGGCCGCTGCGGCCGGGTGGCGCCGGGGGTGGCCATCCGGCTCTACGACGAGGAGGACTTCGCCGCCCGGCCGGAGTTCACCGAGCCGGAGATCCTGCGCACCAACCTGGCGTCGGTCATCCTGCAGATGACGGCCGCGGGCCTCGGCGACATCGCCGCGTTCCCGTTCGTCGAAGCCCCCGACGGGTCCCAGATCGCCGACGGCCTCCGCCTGCTCGAGGAGCTCGGTGCCCTGGCCGAGGGCGGCAGCCGCAGCACGGTGACGCTCACCGAGGTGGGTCGCCGGCTGGCCGTGCTGCCCGTCGACCCCCGGATGGGTCGGATGCTGCTGGCGGCCGAGCAGCAGGGCTGCCTGCGGGAGATGCTCGTCATCGTCTCCGGGCTGAGCATCCAGGACCCGCGGGAGCGGCCCGCCGAGCACCGGGAGGCGGCGGACGCGCTGCACCGGCGCTTCTGGGCCCCTGCTGCACCACCGGTCCCCGAGCCTGTCGACGGGCGTCCTTCGACAGGCTCAGGGAACGCGAGAGGCTCAGGGAACGGACCAGGGGACCAGGGTCCCGACCCGGACGGCAGCGACTTCATCGCCCTGCTCCGGCTGTGGGACCACCTGAAGCAGTCCCAGCGCGACCTCTCCGGCAACGCCTTCCGGCGGATGTGCCGCGACGAGTTCCTGCACTTCCTCCGCATCCGGGAGTGGCAGGACCTGCACAGCCAGCTCAAGCAGATCACCCGCGACCTCGGGCTGCACCGCAACGAGAACGCCGCGGCGCCCTCCGCGGTGCACACGGCGGTGCTGAGCGGGCTGCTCTCCCACGTCGGCCTGGCCGACGTGCGGGAGGAGACCCCCGGCAAGCCCGGGGCCCGCCGCAAGGGCCGCGCGCCGGCGCGGGAGTACCTCGGTGCGCGCGGGACGCGCTTCGCGATCAACCCGGGCTCCAGCGTGGCCAGGAGCGCGCCGCCGCTGGTGATGGCGGCCGAGATCGTGGAGACGACGCGGCTGTGGGCCCGCACCGTGGCCGCCATCAGGGCCGAGCAGGTCGAGGAGGTCGGCCGGCACCTGCTGAAGCGGCAGTACTCCGAGCCGCACTGGTCGGCGCGCGCCGGGTCGGTGCTGGCGTACGAGCAGGTCAGCCTCTACGGGGTCCCGATCATCGCCCGCCGCCCGGTCTCCTACGGCCGGGTCGCGCCGGCCGAGGCCCGGGAGATCTTCCTCCGGTCCGCCCTGGTGGAGGGGCAGTGGCGGACCCGGCACCACTTCTTCCGCGACAACCAGGCGCTGCGCGCCGAGGCCGAGGCCCTGGAGGAGCGCGCCCGGCGCCGCGACCTCGTGGTGGACGACGACACGATCTTCGCCTTCTACGACGCCCGGGTGCCGGCCGGCACCACGTCGGTCGCGCACTTCGACAGCTGGTGGAAGAAGGCCCGGCACGAGACGCCGGACCTGCTGACCATGACGCTGGACGACCTGACGACCGGGGCCGCCGACCTGCTGGACACCGACGCCTTCCCCGACACCTGGACCGTGCCGGGCAGCGAGGGGGCCGAGCACGAGCTCGCGGTCGCGTACCTCTTCGAGCCCGGGACGGCCCGGGACGGGGTGACCGTCCGGGTCCCGGTGACGGTGCTCAACCAGCTCGACGGGGCGCCGTTCAGCTGGCAGGTGCCGGGGCTGCGGGCCGAGCTGGCCACCGAGCTGGTCCGCTCGCTGCCCAAGGCGACGCGGCGGAACTTCGTGCCTGCGCCGGAGTTCGCCACCCGGGCCCTGGCCTGGCTGGCGCAGCACCCCGGCGCCCCGACCGAGACGCTGCCGGCCGCGCTGGGCCGGGCGCTGCGGGCGCTCACCGGCGAGGTCGTGGCGGCGGAGGAGTGGAACCCGGCGGCCGTGCCGACGCACCTGCGGGTCCGCTTCGTCGTGCTGGCCGAGGGGCGTGGTGCGGGGGAGCCGGGTGCCGGTGACCCCGCGGCCGGCGTGCTGGGCGCCGGCGAGGACCTCGAGGAGCTGAAGCAGACGCTGGCGCGCCAGGTCCGGCAGACGCTCTCCTCGGCCGCGTCCGAGCACACCCGGACCGGCCTGACCACGTGGGACCTCGGCGCGCTCCCCGAGCAGGTCCAGCTGAGCCGCGGCGGTCACGCCGTCGTGGGCTACCCGGCGCTCGTCGACGAGGGCGCGACCGTCGGCGTCACCGTCCTCGACACCCCGGAGCGTCAGGCCACCAGCCACGCCGCCGGACTGCGCCGGCTGGTGCTGCTGGGCACCCCTGACCCGACGAAGTGGGTCATCGCCCACCTCGGCAACGCCGAGAAGCTGGCGCTCGGTCAGAGCCCGTACCCCGGCGTGCCCCAGCTGCTGGCCGACGCCCGGCTCGCGTCGGTCGGCTCGCTCGTCGTCGCGGCCGGTGGCACGGCGGTCCGCGACGCGGCCGCGTTCCAGACCCTGTGCGACACCGTCCGGGCCGACAACGCCGACCGGATGCGGGAGGTCGTCCGGCTGGCCTCGACCACGCTGGCCGGGTGGCGGGGCGTCCTGGCCGACCTGCCGCGCGTCGAGGCGGTCAGCCCGCCGGCGGCCGCCGACCTGCGCGAGCAGCTCGCCAACCTCGTCTTCCCGGGCTTCCTGGCCGTCACCGCCTACCCGCACCTGGTCGACCTGCCCCGCTACCTGCAGGCGGCCCGGATCCGCATCGACACGCTGCTGTCCACGCCGGCGCGGGACGCGACCCCGCTCGCGACGATCAGCCGCTGCGAGGACGCGTACGCCGAGCTGTGCGGCGCCGTGCCCCCCGGACCGCTGCCGGCCCACGTCGAGGAGGTCGGCTGGCTGCTCGAGGAGCTGCGGGTCGGCCTGTTCGCCCAGCCGCTGCGGACCAAGGTGCCCGCGTCGGAGAAGCGCGTGATGAGCGCGGTGCGGGCGGCCCGGGCCCGGCTCTGA
- a CDS encoding sulfite oxidase-like oxidoreductase, with protein sequence MAQFGFVGRRRPPREDLPPGQYDTGDDWPVLTAEVTPRIDPQRWTMTVDGLVEHPQTWSWDDLHALPETEYRGPIHCVTTWSKFDTRFAGVSVDLLLDAAGPTSAATHVLATSTTGYTTNLPLEHVRGGQAWVVWSFDGQPLARDHGGPVRLLVPHLYFWKSAKWITRLTLLDHDQHGFWERNGYHDLGDPWREQRYQGD encoded by the coding sequence ATGGCGCAGTTCGGTTTCGTGGGCCGGCGGCGGCCGCCGCGGGAGGACCTGCCGCCCGGCCAGTACGACACCGGCGACGACTGGCCGGTGCTGACGGCGGAGGTGACGCCCCGTATCGACCCGCAGCGCTGGACGATGACCGTCGACGGCCTCGTCGAGCACCCGCAGACCTGGAGCTGGGACGACCTGCACGCCCTGCCCGAGACCGAGTACCGGGGCCCCATCCACTGCGTCACGACCTGGTCCAAGTTCGACACCCGCTTCGCCGGGGTCAGCGTCGACCTGCTGCTCGACGCTGCCGGCCCGACGTCCGCGGCGACCCACGTGCTGGCCACCTCGACGACCGGCTACACCACCAACTTGCCCCTCGAGCACGTCCGCGGCGGCCAGGCCTGGGTGGTCTGGAGCTTCGACGGCCAGCCGCTGGCCCGCGACCACGGCGGCCCCGTCCGGCTGCTGGTGCCGCACCTGTACTTCTGGAAGTCGGCCAAGTGGATCACCCGGCTGACCCTGCTGGACCACGACCAGCACGGCTTCTGGGAGCGCAACGGCTACCACGACCTCGGCGACCCGTGGCGCGAGCAGCGCTACCAGGGCGACTGA
- a CDS encoding acyl-CoA thioesterase has translation MPQSVDELIALLDLEEIEVGLYRARQPRSRLQRVFGGQVLAQALLAASRTVPPDRTVHSLHAYFLVAGRTDLPLVYDVEAVRDGGSFSSRRVVARQAGKVIFYLSASFHLLEDGYEHADPVPDGVPAPENCPRLSEALAKASGRPASAWEEEWGAIDARYVGDSRLGGLPLDPEHPARARVWVRTSSALPDDPRLHEAALAFISDLTLLSASTVPHGVLIGQDVQAASIDHAMWFHRPFRADEWLLYDQISPSANRALGLSTARLFQHGTLVSDVAQEGLIRPLSPERRSRGRA, from the coding sequence ATGCCCCAGTCCGTGGACGAGCTGATCGCGCTGCTGGACCTCGAGGAGATCGAGGTCGGCCTCTACCGCGCCCGTCAGCCGCGCAGCAGGCTGCAGCGCGTGTTCGGGGGCCAGGTGCTGGCGCAGGCGCTGCTCGCCGCGAGCCGGACCGTCCCGCCGGACCGGACGGTGCACTCGCTGCACGCCTACTTCCTGGTCGCCGGGCGGACGGACCTGCCGTTGGTCTACGACGTCGAGGCGGTCCGCGACGGCGGCTCCTTCTCCTCCCGCCGGGTGGTGGCCCGGCAGGCCGGGAAGGTGATCTTCTACCTGTCGGCGTCGTTCCACCTGCTCGAGGACGGCTACGAGCACGCCGACCCGGTGCCCGACGGCGTCCCGGCTCCCGAAAACTGCCCCCGGCTCAGCGAGGCCCTGGCGAAGGCATCGGGGCGGCCCGCGTCGGCCTGGGAGGAGGAGTGGGGCGCGATCGACGCCCGCTACGTCGGCGACTCCCGGCTGGGCGGCCTGCCACTGGACCCGGAGCACCCGGCCCGCGCCCGCGTCTGGGTCCGGACCAGCAGCGCCCTCCCCGACGACCCCCGGCTGCACGAGGCGGCGCTGGCCTTCATCAGCGACCTGACCCTGCTCTCGGCCAGCACCGTCCCGCACGGCGTGCTCATCGGCCAGGACGTCCAGGCGGCCTCCATCGACCACGCGATGTGGTTCCACCGCCCCTTCCGGGCCGACGAGTGGCTCCTCTACGACCAGATCTCCCCCTCCGCCAACCGGGCGCTGGGCCTCTCGACGGCCCGCCTCTTCCAGCACGGCACCCTGGTCAGCGACGTGGCCCAGGAAGGCCTGATCCGGCCCCTTTCCCCGGAACGGCGCTCGCGCGGGCGCGCCTAG
- a CDS encoding T3SS (YopN, CesT) and YbjN peptide-binding chaperone 1 yields MADVDDFDLDRSTAQAWTDFQARLAEVVSVMDDTADLTIGVESVSEEPAPFLRFSAPAQDRIRCEAAGNATLGPDFRLDEQQVATLTALGWQAPTAAGPRPSPNFWVEDEQERSDRVSALAVAALRDVYGVQHPVFLAPDQLTEVLRGPAPGSRAVLDRAQQLDALVDEELTRMYGHPPMRDADGDVAIRVGSTMLFLRTSPDGQEVTVFAAVVHDVDGRSRAAEVLNDLNVEARWVKFQLIRDRVFVTFSVLARPFVPEHLQHAVSILSEVADGIDEDLAAKLHGRTTFSEHDGP; encoded by the coding sequence GTGGCTGACGTGGACGACTTCGACCTGGACCGCAGCACCGCGCAGGCCTGGACGGACTTCCAGGCCCGGCTGGCGGAGGTGGTGTCGGTGATGGACGACACGGCCGACCTGACCATCGGCGTCGAGTCGGTGAGCGAGGAGCCGGCGCCGTTCCTGCGCTTCAGCGCCCCGGCCCAGGACCGGATCCGCTGCGAGGCGGCCGGCAACGCCACCCTCGGCCCCGACTTCCGGCTGGACGAGCAGCAGGTCGCGACCCTGACGGCGCTCGGCTGGCAGGCCCCGACGGCGGCGGGTCCACGGCCCAGCCCGAACTTCTGGGTGGAGGACGAGCAGGAGCGCAGCGACCGGGTGAGCGCGCTCGCCGTCGCCGCCCTCCGGGACGTCTACGGCGTCCAGCACCCCGTGTTCCTCGCCCCCGACCAGCTGACCGAGGTCCTCCGGGGTCCGGCACCCGGGTCCCGGGCCGTCCTGGACCGCGCCCAGCAGCTCGACGCGCTGGTGGACGAGGAGCTGACCCGGATGTACGGGCACCCGCCGATGCGCGACGCCGACGGCGACGTGGCCATCCGGGTCGGCTCGACGATGCTGTTCCTGCGCACCTCCCCGGACGGCCAGGAGGTGACGGTGTTCGCCGCGGTGGTGCACGACGTCGACGGTCGCTCCCGCGCCGCCGAGGTGCTCAACGACCTCAACGTCGAGGCCCGCTGGGTGAAGTTCCAGCTCATCCGCGACCGGGTCTTCGTCACCTTCTCGGTGCTGGCCCGGCCGTTCGTGCCCGAGCACCTGCAGCACGCCGTCAGCATCCTCTCGGAGGTCGCCGACGGCATCGACGAAGACCTGGCAGCCAAGCTGCACGGCCGGACCACCTTCAGCGAGCACGACGGGCCCTGA
- a CDS encoding proteasome assembly chaperone family protein, with the protein MMDPADLYTVDEAVVAKMAQAHPVLITQLDGFVDAGQAGRLLSAHLLEHLDHEVLAEFDHDQLHDYRSRRPAMIFDTDRWKSYADLHLRLHRVVDEQGEVFLLLSGPEPDVQWERFSAALVQLVERLGVRLTVSVHGIPMAVPHTRPVTLTAHATDPALVQGYRSWIDRVEVPASFTGLLEFRLGQLDRKAMGFAAHVPHYLAQAAFPEAALTLVRSLNQATGLAVPLDALERSSAGNLADIAGEMAGSAEVQELVGTLEQQYDALKAEQQNDPVPSAEEIAAEFEKFLADREKDV; encoded by the coding sequence ATGATGGACCCGGCCGACCTCTACACCGTGGACGAGGCCGTCGTGGCCAAGATGGCGCAGGCCCACCCGGTGCTGATCACCCAGCTCGACGGGTTCGTGGACGCCGGGCAGGCCGGTCGGCTGCTGTCGGCGCACCTGCTGGAGCACCTCGACCACGAGGTCCTCGCCGAGTTCGACCACGACCAGCTGCACGACTACCGCAGCCGCCGGCCGGCCATGATCTTCGACACCGACCGGTGGAAGTCCTACGCCGACCTGCACCTGCGGCTGCACCGCGTCGTCGACGAGCAGGGCGAGGTGTTCCTGCTGCTCAGCGGCCCGGAGCCCGACGTCCAGTGGGAGCGGTTCTCGGCGGCGCTCGTCCAGCTGGTCGAGCGGCTGGGTGTCCGGCTCACCGTCAGCGTGCACGGCATCCCGATGGCGGTCCCGCACACCCGGCCGGTCACCCTGACGGCGCACGCGACCGACCCCGCGCTGGTCCAGGGCTACCGCAGCTGGATCGACCGGGTGGAGGTGCCGGCGAGCTTCACCGGCCTGCTCGAGTTCCGGCTGGGCCAGCTGGACCGCAAGGCCATGGGCTTCGCCGCCCACGTGCCGCACTACCTGGCGCAGGCGGCCTTCCCGGAGGCCGCGCTGACGCTGGTCCGCTCGCTCAACCAGGCGACCGGGCTGGCCGTGCCCCTCGACGCGCTGGAGAGGTCCTCGGCCGGCAACCTCGCCGACATCGCCGGGGAGATGGCCGGCTCGGCCGAGGTGCAGGAGCTGGTCGGCACCCTCGAGCAGCAGTACGACGCCCTGAAGGCCGAGCAGCAGAACGACCCGGTGCCCAGCGCCGAGGAGATCGCAGCCGAGTTCGAGAAGTTCCTCGCCGACCGCGAGAAGGACGTCTGA
- a CDS encoding PrsW family intramembrane metalloprotease: MTGQPYPAGAPVPVVPPELLRRRSSVLTRVTMAVLGVGALLIAVLVVVFGGPVAAVVTTLLAAISFPLLIWICFWLDRYEPEPGRYRVAALGWGAVVAVVIAFVGEQLLFALPGTDSFVDTAVIAPLVEEAGKGLFLLTVVLLRRQQVHGVLDGLVYAGLVGIGFAFVEDILYYLSALVQSGGIGLTLTFIVRGIISPFAHPLFTAATGLGVGIAVSTRRPVLRWLAPALGFLVAVTLHGVWNGSTYYGTEGFSTVYGAIMLPALVVLLAVAIWARVREGRMLTAALLQTTQLGWTRPEEIRWVARLGDRVSSRGYARQRAGRPAAEALRAFQQTLTEIAFLHLRALSGHAPPDVNQRMLGLLQHAQALRPWVILPPTAGRPPLPWPRSVPLPGPAATPPPPPPVSPPPAYGPPPPGGWPGVR, encoded by the coding sequence ATGACCGGTCAGCCGTACCCGGCCGGAGCCCCCGTGCCGGTCGTCCCCCCGGAGCTGCTGCGCCGACGCTCCTCGGTGCTGACCCGGGTGACGATGGCGGTGCTGGGGGTCGGCGCGCTGCTGATCGCCGTGCTCGTCGTGGTCTTCGGCGGCCCGGTCGCGGCGGTGGTCACCACCCTGCTGGCCGCGATCTCGTTCCCGCTGCTGATCTGGATCTGCTTCTGGTTGGACCGCTACGAGCCGGAGCCCGGCCGCTACCGCGTCGCCGCGCTCGGCTGGGGCGCCGTCGTCGCCGTGGTGATCGCCTTCGTCGGCGAGCAGCTGCTCTTCGCCCTGCCCGGCACGGACTCCTTCGTCGACACGGCGGTGATCGCGCCGCTGGTCGAGGAGGCGGGCAAGGGCCTCTTCCTGCTCACCGTGGTGCTGCTGCGGCGTCAGCAGGTGCACGGTGTCCTGGACGGTCTCGTCTACGCGGGGCTGGTGGGGATCGGCTTCGCCTTCGTCGAGGACATCCTCTACTACCTGTCCGCCTTGGTGCAGAGCGGCGGGATCGGGCTGACGCTCACCTTCATCGTCCGCGGGATCATCAGCCCGTTCGCGCACCCGCTGTTCACCGCCGCCACCGGCCTCGGGGTCGGCATCGCGGTGAGCACCCGCCGGCCCGTGCTGCGCTGGCTCGCCCCCGCGCTCGGCTTCCTCGTCGCCGTGACGCTGCACGGGGTCTGGAACGGCAGCACCTACTACGGCACCGAGGGGTTCTCCACCGTCTACGGGGCGATCATGCTGCCCGCGCTGGTGGTGCTGCTGGCGGTGGCGATCTGGGCGCGGGTCCGCGAGGGCCGGATGCTCACCGCCGCCCTGCTGCAGACCACGCAGCTGGGCTGGACCCGGCCGGAGGAGATCCGCTGGGTCGCCCGGCTCGGCGACCGGGTCTCCTCGCGCGGGTACGCGCGGCAGCGGGCCGGCCGGCCGGCCGCGGAGGCGCTGCGGGCGTTCCAGCAGACGCTGACCGAGATCGCCTTCCTGCACCTGCGGGCGCTGTCCGGCCACGCGCCGCCCGACGTCAACCAGCGGATGCTCGGACTGCTGCAGCACGCGCAGGCGCTGCGGCCCTGGGTGATCCTGCCGCCGACGGCGGGCCGCCCGCCCCTCCCCTGGCCCCGGTCGGTGCCGCTGCCGGGTCCGGCCGCGACCCCGCCCCCTCCCCCGCCGGTCAGCCCGCCGCCCGCGTACGGGCCGCCGCCGCCCGGCGGCTGGCCGGGCGTCCGCTGA
- a CDS encoding HoxN/HupN/NixA family nickel/cobalt transporter — MSRTTAADARPRHRHPLLTTEGRAAQPFGRRVRAAFVAIAVLHVVGLGLLGYGVVSGAVGAVTVGAAAFAYFRGLVHSFDFDHISMIDNSTRKFVAEGRDPASVGLAFSLGHSSVVVATGVLVIAGAGFVRVALDESTGAARVLGFVGLAVSGLYLLLVAVANLATFRQAFRLRRALRADPGLVLPPGALSPRGPAARIMTAPLRRVRHPRHVYVVGLLFALGFDTSSQIGLLMVTAGTALAGAPAASLLCLPFLFTAAMTLGDTSNGLMMLRLYRTADEDPARKIDYNLLITGVSIASGLLVGAVAVATLLTEALGWRPALLEALAATDTTHAGFWLAGFFALVGLSALLLWRRGRGSRSA, encoded by the coding sequence ATGAGCCGCACCACCGCAGCGGATGCACGACCTCGGCACCGGCACCCGCTGCTGACCACGGAGGGCCGGGCCGCGCAGCCGTTCGGCCGCCGCGTGCGCGCCGCCTTCGTCGCCATCGCCGTCCTGCACGTGGTCGGCCTCGGGCTGCTCGGGTACGGGGTCGTGTCGGGCGCCGTCGGCGCGGTGACGGTCGGCGCCGCCGCGTTCGCCTACTTCCGTGGTCTGGTGCACTCCTTCGACTTCGACCACATCTCGATGATCGACAACTCCACCCGGAAGTTCGTGGCCGAGGGCCGCGACCCCGCCTCGGTGGGGCTGGCCTTCTCCCTCGGGCACTCCTCGGTGGTGGTGGCGACCGGGGTGCTGGTGATCGCCGGCGCGGGCTTCGTCCGGGTGGCGCTGGACGAGAGCACCGGGGCGGCCCGCGTGCTCGGGTTCGTCGGGCTCGCGGTCTCCGGGCTCTACCTGCTGCTGGTCGCCGTGGCGAACCTCGCCACCTTCCGGCAGGCCTTCCGGCTCCGCCGGGCCCTGCGCGCGGACCCCGGTCTGGTGCTGCCGCCGGGGGCGCTGAGCCCCCGCGGACCGGCCGCCCGGATCATGACGGCACCGCTGCGCCGGGTCCGCCACCCGCGGCACGTGTACGTGGTCGGGCTGCTGTTCGCCCTGGGCTTCGACACCTCGAGCCAGATCGGACTGCTGATGGTGACCGCCGGGACCGCCCTGGCCGGGGCGCCCGCGGCGTCGCTGCTGTGCCTGCCGTTCCTGTTCACGGCGGCGATGACCCTCGGCGACACCTCGAACGGGCTGATGATGCTGCGGCTCTACCGCACGGCCGACGAGGACCCCGCGCGCAAGATCGACTACAACCTGCTGATCACCGGCGTGAGCATCGCCAGCGGCCTGCTCGTCGGCGCGGTGGCGGTCGCGACGCTGCTCACCGAGGCCCTCGGCTGGCGGCCCGCGCTGCTGGAGGCGCTGGCCGCGACGGACACCACCCACGCGGGGTTCTGGCTGGCCGGGTTCTTCGCCCTGGTCGGGCTCAGCGCCCTGCTGCTGTGGCGGCGTGGACGGGGCTCCCGGTCGGCCTGA
- a CDS encoding ArsR/SmtB family transcription factor, protein MVEPELVAREALLDARDGLPDLVDRLAAFSDPTRLQLLIAVHAAPGSPVKALAAATGLAPNTVTQALITLREAGLVERARDGRLSRWTLSSTAAHALLHHLGAPHSSLHPPH, encoded by the coding sequence GTGGTGGAACCGGAGCTGGTGGCCCGCGAGGCCCTGCTCGACGCCCGGGACGGCCTGCCCGACCTCGTCGACCGGCTCGCCGCGTTCTCCGACCCGACGCGGTTGCAGCTGCTCATCGCCGTCCACGCCGCGCCCGGGTCGCCCGTCAAGGCGCTGGCCGCCGCCACCGGACTGGCCCCGAACACCGTCACCCAGGCCCTGATCACGCTCCGGGAGGCCGGCCTGGTGGAGCGGGCCCGCGACGGCCGGCTGAGCCGGTGGACGCTCTCGAGCACGGCCGCCCACGCCCTGCTGCACCACCTCGGGGCGCCGCACTCCAGCCTGCACCCGCCGCACTGA